A stretch of Arachis hypogaea cultivar Tifrunner chromosome 15, arahy.Tifrunner.gnm2.J5K5, whole genome shotgun sequence DNA encodes these proteins:
- the LOC140179212 gene encoding uncharacterized protein, translated as MLDGIIHCCVSKEEAYKILWHCHGSDYGGRFGGERTATKVLQSGFYLPILFKDFREFVRRYDSCQRAGNLPHGHDMPLQGILEIELFNVWGMDFMGPFPPSYLNTYIYVAVDYVSKLVEAVASPTNDTRVVMKFLQKNTFSGFGVLRTLINDGGTHFCNKQLDFMLNRYGVCHKVATPYQQHTNGQA; from the coding sequence atgctcgatGGGATAATCCACTGTTGTGTGTCTAAAGAAGAGGCATAtaaaatcctatggcattgccatggctccgaTTATGGAGGACGCTTTGGAggagagcgaacagccactaaagtcctccaaagtGGTTTCTACTTGCCCATACTCTTTAAGGATTTCCGAGAATTTGTCCGTCgctatgacagttgccaaagggctggcaatctcCCTCATGGTCATGACATGCCTCtgcaaggaatcttagagattgagctATTTAATGTATGGGGTATGGACTttatgggtcctttcccaccttcATACTTAAACACCTATATCtatgtggcagtagattatgtgtctaaattGGTTGAGGCAGTCGCATCACCCACGAATGACACTAgagtagtgatgaagttcctccagaagaacACTTTCAGTGGGTTTGGTGTCCTTCGAACACTGATCAatgatggaggaactcatttctgcaacaaacaacttgacTTTATGCTGAACCGATATGGAGTTTGCCATAAAGTGGCCACCCCATATCAGCAACACACAAATGGGCAAGCataa